The Streptomyces sp. NBC_01775 genome includes a region encoding these proteins:
- a CDS encoding IucA/IucC family protein gives MDRQHWGHAARRLLAKMISEFAYEEILQPHPEPGPAADAYKLIVDDALTVRFRARRGAYGHWSVDPSSLDDGLDPLVFFARAHNLLGLSCDTTGHYLRELTATLTADARLLASELPVAELASLGYAQLEGHMDGHPWLVANKGRLGFSATDTARWAPEGRTAGPLPWIAVREGLAEYRGVPRLGRPHQLYARELSPETLLGFHETLRSRGLPPQEYLYLPVHPWQWDETIAPLFASSLAEGAIVPLSTDGDQRLPQQSVRTFLNTSRPDRHTVKLPLAILNTLVWRGLPTERTLAAPAVTSWVQSLRDGDPFLSQECRVVLLGEVASVAVAHPVYDKLPEAPYQYRELLGCIWREPLAPYLAPDEHARTLAALIHTDAAGRALTAELVRRSGLEPRAWLRHLFAALLPPLLHFLYRYGTVFSPHGENAIVVFDEQDVPVRLAIKDFVDDVNISAQPVPELDSMPEDVRSVLLSEPPTFLTQFIHSALFVGVFRFLAPLCEEQLGVPEDSFWSLLRAEIDRYQERFPALKPRFETFDLLTPRIERLCLNRNRLHMDGYRDRSERPHAAVHGTVRNPLHGP, from the coding sequence CTGGACCGGCAGCACTGGGGCCACGCCGCCCGTCGGCTGCTCGCCAAGATGATCTCCGAGTTCGCCTACGAGGAGATCCTCCAGCCCCACCCCGAGCCGGGGCCCGCAGCCGACGCGTACAAGCTGATCGTCGACGACGCCCTCACCGTCCGCTTCCGCGCCCGACGGGGCGCCTACGGTCACTGGAGCGTCGATCCCTCCTCGCTGGACGACGGACTCGATCCGCTGGTCTTCTTCGCCCGTGCCCACAACCTGCTCGGCCTCAGCTGTGACACCACGGGCCACTACCTGCGCGAGCTGACCGCCACCCTCACCGCCGACGCCCGGCTGCTGGCCTCCGAGCTGCCCGTCGCCGAACTCGCCTCCCTCGGCTACGCGCAGCTGGAGGGCCACATGGACGGACACCCCTGGCTGGTCGCCAACAAGGGGCGCCTCGGATTCTCCGCGACCGACACCGCGCGCTGGGCACCGGAGGGCCGCACCGCGGGCCCGCTTCCCTGGATCGCCGTACGCGAGGGACTGGCGGAGTACCGGGGGGTGCCCCGCCTGGGCCGGCCGCACCAGCTGTACGCACGCGAGCTGAGCCCCGAGACGCTCCTCGGCTTCCACGAGACGCTGCGCTCGCGCGGGCTCCCCCCGCAGGAGTATCTCTACCTACCCGTGCATCCCTGGCAGTGGGACGAGACCATCGCGCCCCTGTTCGCCTCCTCGCTCGCCGAGGGAGCCATCGTGCCGCTCAGCACGGACGGCGATCAGCGGCTGCCCCAGCAGTCCGTACGCACGTTCCTCAACACCAGCAGGCCCGACCGGCACACCGTCAAGCTGCCGCTCGCCATCTTGAACACCCTGGTGTGGCGCGGTCTGCCGACCGAACGGACGCTGGCGGCCCCGGCCGTCACCTCCTGGGTGCAGAGCCTGCGCGACGGGGACCCCTTCCTGTCCCAGGAGTGCCGGGTCGTCCTGCTGGGCGAGGTCGCGTCTGTCGCCGTCGCCCACCCGGTCTACGACAAACTGCCCGAGGCCCCATACCAGTACCGCGAGTTGCTCGGCTGTATCTGGCGCGAGCCGCTGGCCCCCTACCTCGCTCCCGACGAACACGCCCGCACTCTCGCGGCCCTCATCCACACGGATGCCGCGGGGCGGGCCCTCACCGCCGAACTCGTGCGCCGCTCGGGCCTGGAGCCCAGAGCGTGGCTGCGTCACTTGTTCGCCGCGCTGCTGCCGCCGCTGCTGCACTTCCTCTACCGCTACGGCACCGTCTTCTCGCCCCACGGGGAGAACGCGATCGTCGTCTTCGACGAGCAGGACGTGCCCGTACGGCTGGCGATCAAGGACTTCGTCGACGACGTCAACATCAGCGCCCAACCGGTGCCCGAACTGGACTCCATGCCTGAGGACGTACGTTCGGTGCTGCTGAGCGAACCCCCCACGTTCCTCACGCAGTTCATCCACTCCGCGCTCTTCGTGGGCGTCTTCCGCTTCCTCGCACCCCTGTGCGAGGAACAACTCGGGGTGCCCGAGGACAGCTTCTGGTCACTCCTGCGTGCCGAGATCGACCGCTACCAGGAGCGCTTCCCCGCCCTGAAGCCCCGCTTCGAGACCTTCGACCTGCTCACTCCCCGCATCGAGCGACTTTGCCTCAATCGCAACCGTCTGCATATGGACGGCTACCGTGACAGGTCCGAGCGTCCCCACGCCGCCGTGCACGGGACAGTGCGCAATCCCTTGCACGGACCGTAG
- a CDS encoding trypsin-like serine peptidase, with protein sequence MSRTSRSRHGRPAVVFAALAAALAVTATACDSGGGDDKKNDAKPAASTPAKDSGKKQDQLGIPDKLPKDLPTSLKDLDEWRGGAWKNWKKDQWVRDAADFINPYIKGHWNPGRMKKAEDNEKQVPKNVKSTSGSAATAPEPTAVRAKGVRTPYTRNAAPAGKVFMETPDGPMVCSGTVVKDPRHPGRSNLVATAGHCVHSGKSGGWLRNISFIPAYNNRGLSAAAVNNARPEQVAPYGQWWVKWAQTSDYWIQKGAKSGGGGSQQDFAVLRVEPVNKSGKSLEETVGNAVKVNFHASSSRIRGVSSYGYPAAPPFDGSKMYSCTDRPSDLTIDPQQPALHRVGCTMTGGASGGAWLVKGSAGKPELISVNSIGPHPATWLAGPRLGATAKGVFDTISKKYGGS encoded by the coding sequence ATGTCACGCACAAGCAGATCCCGCCACGGACGTCCAGCCGTGGTCTTCGCCGCCCTCGCGGCGGCCCTCGCCGTCACCGCGACCGCCTGCGACTCGGGCGGGGGCGACGACAAGAAGAACGACGCCAAGCCCGCGGCCTCGACACCGGCGAAGGACTCCGGCAAGAAGCAGGACCAGCTCGGCATTCCCGACAAGCTGCCGAAGGACCTTCCCACTTCGCTGAAGGATCTGGACGAGTGGCGCGGCGGGGCCTGGAAGAACTGGAAGAAGGACCAGTGGGTGCGTGACGCGGCCGACTTCATCAACCCGTACATCAAGGGTCACTGGAACCCGGGGCGAATGAAGAAGGCGGAGGACAACGAGAAGCAGGTCCCCAAGAACGTCAAGAGCACCTCGGGCTCGGCCGCGACGGCCCCGGAGCCCACCGCGGTCAGGGCCAAGGGTGTGCGCACGCCCTACACGCGCAACGCGGCACCGGCCGGCAAGGTCTTCATGGAAACCCCCGACGGCCCGATGGTCTGCTCCGGCACCGTCGTGAAGGACCCTCGCCACCCGGGCAGGTCCAACCTCGTGGCCACGGCGGGCCACTGCGTGCACTCCGGCAAGAGCGGCGGCTGGCTGCGCAACATCAGCTTCATCCCGGCCTACAACAACCGGGGCCTCTCCGCCGCCGCGGTCAACAACGCGCGGCCCGAGCAGGTCGCGCCGTACGGGCAGTGGTGGGTGAAGTGGGCGCAGACTTCCGACTACTGGATCCAGAAGGGCGCCAAGTCCGGAGGCGGCGGCTCCCAGCAGGACTTCGCCGTGCTGCGCGTCGAGCCCGTCAACAAGAGCGGCAAGTCCCTTGAGGAGACGGTCGGCAACGCCGTGAAGGTCAACTTCCACGCGTCGTCCTCCCGTATCCGGGGCGTCAGCTCCTACGGGTATCCGGCGGCACCGCCGTTCGACGGCTCGAAGATGTACTCGTGCACCGACCGGCCCAGCGATCTGACCATCGACCCGCAGCAGCCCGCGCTGCACCGTGTCGGCTGCACGATGACAGGCGGGGCCTCGGGCGGCGCCTGGCTGGTCAAGGGCTCGGCAGGCAAGCCGGAGCTGATCTCGGTCAACTCCATCGGCCCCCACCCGGCGACCTGGCTCGCGGGGCCGCGCCTGGGTGCGACGGCCAAGGGGGTCTTCGACACCATCAGCAAGAAGTACGGCGGCAGCTGA
- a CDS encoding GNAT family N-acetyltransferase, translating into MPHPQPGSAPPAGPPGLGTVDPGSSTSNDDTLNLELPQQWNDLLAQREGYGPPETCAGPPQHGGLLDSPAGWPAAETGVGHFQLAPVHLGRDLPLISAWMNDPAVAAFWELAGPERVTEAHLRPQLEGDGRSVPCLGVLDGAPMSYWELYRADLDPLARYCPTRPHDTGIHLLIGGVAHRGRGVGTSLLRAVADLVLDRRPLCSRVLAEPDVRNIPSVAAFLGAGFRLSAEVQLPAKRAALMVRDRALRHAL; encoded by the coding sequence ATGCCGCACCCCCAGCCAGGTTCCGCACCACCCGCCGGTCCCCCCGGCCTCGGCACGGTGGATCCCGGCTCCAGCACCAGCAATGACGACACCCTGAACCTCGAACTGCCGCAGCAGTGGAACGACCTGCTCGCGCAGCGGGAGGGATACGGCCCGCCGGAGACCTGCGCCGGACCCCCGCAGCACGGCGGGCTGCTCGACTCACCCGCCGGCTGGCCGGCCGCCGAGACCGGCGTGGGGCACTTCCAGCTCGCCCCCGTGCACCTCGGGCGCGATCTGCCGCTGATCTCCGCCTGGATGAACGATCCAGCCGTCGCGGCATTCTGGGAGCTGGCGGGCCCCGAACGGGTCACCGAGGCCCACCTGCGCCCCCAACTGGAAGGCGACGGACGCAGCGTGCCCTGCCTGGGGGTGCTCGACGGCGCGCCCATGAGCTACTGGGAGCTGTACCGCGCCGATCTCGACCCCTTGGCGCGCTATTGCCCCACCCGGCCGCACGACACCGGCATCCATCTGCTGATCGGCGGAGTGGCTCACCGGGGGAGGGGCGTCGGCACGTCCCTGCTGCGGGCCGTCGCCGACCTGGTGCTCGACCGGCGCCCGCTGTGCTCACGCGTGCTGGCCGAGCCCGACGTACGCAACATCCCCTCCGTCGCCGCCTTCCTGGGCGCCGGATTCCGCCTCAGCGCCGAGGTCCAGCTCCCCGCCAAACGCGCCGCCCTGATGGTCCGGGACCGCGCGCTGCGCCACGCGCTCTGA
- the lexA gene encoding transcriptional repressor LexA yields the protein MTTTADSATITSQNRSAQAIDEIQPVNDAMNAETQEGPQAKRSLPGRPPGIRADSSGLTDRQRRVIEVIRDSVQRRGYPPSMREIGQAVGLSSTSSVAHQLMALERKGFLRRDPHRPRAYEVRGSDTPSTAQAAADTTGKPSASYVPLVGRIAAGGPILAEESVEDVFPLPRQLVGDGDLFVLKVIGDSMVEAAICDGDWVTVRRQPVAENGDIVAAMLDGEATVKRFKREDGHVWLLPHNASYQPIPGDDATILGKVVAVLRRV from the coding sequence GTGACCACGACAGCAGACAGCGCCACCATCACCTCCCAGAACCGCTCAGCGCAGGCAATCGACGAGATTCAGCCGGTGAATGACGCCATGAACGCAGAGACTCAGGAAGGTCCACAGGCGAAGCGCTCGCTGCCAGGGCGACCTCCCGGCATCCGGGCGGACAGTTCCGGGCTCACGGACCGGCAGCGACGGGTGATCGAGGTGATCCGCGACTCCGTCCAGCGGCGCGGCTACCCGCCGTCCATGCGCGAGATCGGCCAGGCCGTGGGCCTCTCCAGCACCTCCTCGGTGGCGCACCAGCTCATGGCACTGGAGCGGAAGGGTTTCCTCCGTCGTGACCCGCACCGCCCTCGCGCCTACGAGGTGCGCGGCTCGGACACGCCCAGCACGGCGCAGGCCGCGGCCGACACGACAGGCAAGCCGTCCGCCTCCTACGTCCCGCTGGTGGGCCGGATCGCAGCCGGGGGGCCCATCCTCGCCGAGGAGTCGGTCGAGGATGTCTTCCCGCTGCCACGCCAGCTCGTCGGCGACGGCGATCTGTTCGTCCTCAAGGTCATCGGAGATTCGATGGTCGAGGCCGCGATCTGCGACGGGGACTGGGTCACCGTCAGGCGCCAGCCGGTTGCCGAGAACGGCGACATCGTGGCCGCGATGCTCGACGGGGAGGCGACCGTCAAGCGCTTCAAGCGCGAGGACGGGCACGTCTGGCTGTTGCCGCACAACGCCTCGTACCAGCCGATCCCGGGCGATGACGCCACCATCCTCGGCAAGGTCGTCGCCGTACTGCGGAGGGTCTGA
- a CDS encoding trypsin-like serine peptidase, whose product MPSIARPARRRSALAAAAVIAALTVTVSACGPEDDKADEKPSASPTESKKTRDVKDDLGLPDDLPKDLPTSLDDLDKWRNGQWKNWDQDKWLSEAKEFFNPIIDDLWDPDRMKDADGNDRKVDDSDIDDSESGGKDGTGEDEGVTDATPKPVKAAPMKTPYNKDNFPVGKVFMDTPKGAMVCSGTVIKDPNNPGKSNLVATAGHCVHGGAGKGWFRNVVFVPDYNPNGLPNAQLENAPKSAVAPDGIWWAKHARTTNHWIRNGADRGGKGAQQDFAVLKVQPEDKSSTTSLEEKAGGAVQVAFNTPRVKSLKSLSAVGYPAAPPFDGSKMYRCSDKPGRLTLDPAQPTMYRIGCTMTAGSSGGPWLSASGKRLLSVTSIGPVTADWLAGARLGKEAKGVFDAVSKQG is encoded by the coding sequence ATGCCATCGATAGCCAGGCCCGCGCGGCGCCGCTCGGCGCTGGCCGCGGCAGCGGTCATCGCCGCTCTGACAGTGACGGTGAGCGCCTGCGGCCCGGAGGACGACAAGGCGGACGAGAAGCCCAGCGCGTCCCCGACAGAGTCCAAGAAGACCAGGGACGTCAAGGACGATCTCGGGCTGCCGGACGACCTCCCCAAGGACCTGCCGACGTCGCTGGACGATCTCGACAAGTGGCGCAACGGCCAGTGGAAGAACTGGGACCAGGACAAGTGGCTGAGCGAGGCCAAGGAGTTCTTCAACCCCATCATCGATGACCTGTGGGACCCGGATCGCATGAAGGACGCGGACGGGAACGACCGCAAGGTCGACGATTCGGACATCGACGACAGTGAGAGCGGCGGCAAGGACGGCACCGGCGAGGACGAGGGCGTCACCGATGCGACGCCCAAGCCGGTCAAGGCCGCGCCCATGAAGACGCCGTACAACAAGGACAACTTCCCCGTCGGCAAGGTGTTCATGGACACCCCGAAGGGCGCGATGGTCTGCTCCGGCACCGTCATCAAGGACCCGAACAACCCGGGCAAGTCCAACCTCGTGGCCACGGCGGGCCACTGCGTGCACGGCGGCGCCGGCAAGGGCTGGTTCCGCAACGTGGTCTTCGTGCCGGACTACAACCCCAACGGCCTGCCCAACGCGCAGTTGGAGAACGCCCCGAAGAGCGCGGTCGCACCGGACGGCATCTGGTGGGCCAAGCACGCCCGCACCACCAACCACTGGATCCGCAACGGCGCAGACCGGGGCGGCAAGGGCGCGCAGCAGGACTTCGCCGTCCTGAAGGTGCAGCCCGAGGACAAGAGCAGCACCACCTCGCTGGAGGAGAAGGCCGGCGGCGCCGTGCAGGTCGCCTTCAACACCCCGCGGGTCAAGTCGCTGAAGAGCCTGAGCGCCGTCGGGTACCCGGCCGCACCGCCCTTCGACGGCTCGAAGATGTACCGCTGCTCCGACAAGCCGGGCCGCCTCACGCTCGACCCGGCACAGCCGACGATGTACCGCATCGGCTGCACCATGACAGCAGGCTCCTCCGGTGGCCCCTGGCTGAGCGCCTCGGGCAAGCGGCTGCTGTCGGTGACGTCGATCGGTCCGGTCACCGCCGACTGGCTGGCGGGCGCCCGCCTCGGCAAGGAGGCCAAGGGCGTCTTCGACGCCGTCAGCAAGCAGGGCTGA
- a CDS encoding IucA/IucC family protein, translating to MNARSGAEGAPKGPVRKRLARLIEPAVPRQSRRTGRHEELSGPGLVHGPGHPCTDSSLHDAAAPGVAAAPSGAVAPTGVLDGRSEEPAARGGEPAVRDQEAAEPTAAEGETPAGSTGGPDGATFPPDPESGKPVHPGDDPLEHPSAQRAADAAALENLLRCWVRETGLTRPEDGILRVPLAATGTTLAVPVRHWSPVGCHRFDPPTLDRAPDDAPPLEAVALAALIGREATHGARPAPEPESAALVGRVADSLQRTAVFISERRAHPERPEDTCPFLDGEQALLFGHPLHPTPKSREGLSEGEARVFSPELRGSFPLRWMAVDPSVLAGDSAWTDRGKPVPAAELARRMAGPALSGRLPEGRVPLPLHPWQARELSHSPAVAVLLEAGLLHDLGQGGEHWYPTSSVRTVFRPGGTAMLKLSLGLRITNSRRENLRKELLRGVEVHRLLRGDLGAAWRAAHPGFDIVRDPAWLGVDLPGEGRLHGFDTVIRHNPFGPSDDAVCVAGLTAPVPDPAGPPMALRSRLARVIASLAARTGRPSAAVAAEWFLRYLDAVVRPILWLDAHAGIALEAHQQNTLVLLDAEGWPEGGRYRDNQGYYFRASRREELDKRLPGTGLGVSSDTFVADDVTDERFAYYLGINNVLGLIGAFGAQRLADEHLLLAAFRRFLEGAARGSGDEPVSPLPALLLESSTLRCKANLLTRLHGMDELVGPVDTQSVYVTLDNPLAL from the coding sequence GTGAACGCGCGCTCCGGAGCCGAAGGCGCCCCGAAGGGCCCGGTCCGTAAGAGGCTCGCCCGGCTCATCGAGCCGGCTGTGCCCCGGCAGTCGCGGCGCACCGGACGCCACGAGGAGCTGAGCGGCCCAGGGCTGGTCCACGGTCCCGGCCATCCGTGCACCGACTCCTCGCTTCACGACGCGGCGGCGCCCGGCGTTGCGGCTGCTCCCAGCGGTGCGGTGGCGCCCACCGGAGTACTGGACGGCCGCAGTGAAGAGCCGGCCGCCCGTGGCGGAGAGCCGGCCGTCCGCGATCAGGAGGCGGCCGAACCCACGGCGGCGGAAGGAGAGACGCCCGCCGGTTCGACCGGTGGACCGGATGGTGCGACATTTCCGCCGGACCCGGAGAGCGGGAAGCCCGTCCACCCGGGCGACGACCCCCTGGAACACCCCAGCGCGCAGCGGGCCGCCGATGCCGCCGCGCTGGAGAATCTGCTGCGCTGCTGGGTACGCGAGACGGGACTCACCCGCCCCGAGGACGGCATCCTGCGCGTCCCGCTCGCCGCCACCGGCACCACCCTCGCCGTTCCGGTGCGCCACTGGTCGCCCGTCGGCTGCCACCGTTTCGACCCGCCCACCCTGGACCGCGCTCCCGACGACGCGCCGCCCCTCGAAGCCGTCGCGCTCGCCGCCCTCATCGGGCGCGAGGCCACGCACGGAGCGCGCCCCGCGCCCGAGCCGGAGAGCGCCGCCCTGGTCGGCCGGGTCGCCGACTCGCTCCAGCGCACCGCCGTCTTCATCAGCGAGCGCAGGGCACACCCGGAACGGCCCGAGGACACCTGCCCGTTCCTCGACGGCGAGCAGGCACTTCTGTTCGGACACCCCCTCCACCCCACGCCCAAGAGCCGTGAGGGTCTCTCCGAGGGCGAAGCCCGGGTCTTCTCACCCGAGCTGCGCGGCAGTTTTCCGCTGCGCTGGATGGCCGTCGACCCCTCCGTTCTGGCCGGGGACTCGGCATGGACCGACCGGGGCAAGCCGGTCCCGGCCGCCGAACTGGCGCGCCGGATGGCGGGGCCCGCGCTCAGCGGACGCCTTCCCGAGGGCCGGGTGCCCCTGCCCCTCCACCCCTGGCAGGCCCGCGAGCTGAGCCACAGCCCCGCCGTCGCGGTGCTGCTGGAGGCCGGTCTGCTGCACGACCTGGGGCAAGGCGGGGAGCACTGGTATCCGACCTCCTCCGTGCGCACCGTCTTCCGGCCGGGCGGCACCGCCATGCTCAAGCTCTCCCTGGGGCTGCGTATCACCAACTCCCGTCGGGAGAACCTGCGCAAGGAGCTGCTGCGCGGCGTCGAAGTGCACCGGCTGCTGCGCGGCGACCTGGGCGCGGCGTGGCGCGCCGCGCACCCGGGTTTCGACATCGTCCGCGACCCCGCCTGGCTCGGCGTCGACCTCCCCGGTGAGGGACGTCTCCACGGCTTCGACACCGTCATCCGGCACAACCCCTTCGGCCCCTCCGACGACGCCGTCTGTGTCGCCGGACTGACCGCGCCCGTGCCTGACCCGGCCGGGCCGCCGATGGCGCTGCGATCTCGGCTCGCCCGGGTGATCGCCTCCCTGGCCGCGCGGACGGGCCGCCCGTCCGCGGCCGTGGCCGCCGAGTGGTTCCTGCGGTATCTGGACGCCGTCGTCCGCCCCATTCTCTGGCTCGACGCACACGCCGGGATCGCGCTGGAGGCGCACCAGCAGAACACCCTTGTGCTCCTCGACGCCGAGGGCTGGCCCGAGGGCGGGCGCTACCGCGACAACCAGGGTTACTACTTCCGAGCCTCCCGCAGGGAGGAGCTGGACAAGCGGCTGCCGGGCACGGGTCTCGGAGTATCCAGCGACACCTTCGTCGCCGACGACGTCACCGACGAACGCTTCGCCTACTACCTCGGTATCAACAACGTCCTCGGTCTCATCGGTGCGTTCGGCGCCCAGCGCCTCGCCGACGAACATCTCCTGCTCGCCGCCTTCCGGCGCTTCCTGGAGGGCGCGGCGCGCGGCAGCGGGGACGAGCCCGTATCGCCGCTGCCCGCGCTCCTCCTGGAGTCCTCCACGCTCCGCTGCAAGGCCAACCTGCTCACCCGCCTGCACGGGATGGACGAGCTGGTCGGCCCGGTCGACACCCAGTCCGTCTACGTCACCCTCGACAACCCCCTCGCCCTCTGA
- a CDS encoding ATP-dependent DNA helicase encodes MSKPALTELLQAAVTAVGGTERPGQAAMADAVAEAVDDGRHLLVQAGTGTGKSLGYLVPALAHGERVVVATATLALQRQLVERDLPRTVDALHPLLRRRPEFAMLKGRSNYLCLHRLHEGVPQEEEDGLFDPFEGAAPTSRLGKDLLRLRDWSDETETGDRDDLTPGVSDRAWSQVSVASRECLGASKCAYGAECFAEAARERAKLADVIVTNHALLAIDAIEGAPVLPGHEVLIVDEAHELVSRVTGVATGELTPGGVNRAVRRAAKLVDEKAADQLQTASETFERLMELALPGRLEAVPEDLGYALMALRDAGRNCLSALGNTRDKSVQDEDAVRKQAKAAVETVHDVAERILEGSEFDVVWYERHDRYGASLRVAPLTVSGLLREKLFTDRSVILTSATLKLGGDFNGVGASLGLAPEGIGDDDEESQTPPWKGLDVGSPFDYGKQGILYVAKHLSPPGRDASRADMLDELAELVEAAGGRTLGLFSSMRGAQTAAEELRGRLGLPILLQGEETLGELIRRFSEDPETCLFGTLSLWQGVDVPGPSCQLVVMDRVPFPRPDDPLMSARQKAVEQSGGNGFMAVAATHAALLMAQGAGRLVRATGDRGVVAVLDPRLERARYGSFLRASMPSFWYTTDRNQVRRSLAAIDEAAKQP; translated from the coding sequence ATGAGCAAGCCCGCCCTCACCGAACTCCTCCAGGCCGCCGTCACTGCCGTCGGGGGTACTGAACGCCCAGGTCAGGCCGCCATGGCCGACGCCGTCGCCGAGGCCGTTGACGACGGACGCCACCTCCTCGTGCAGGCGGGCACCGGCACCGGCAAGTCGCTGGGATATCTGGTCCCGGCGCTCGCGCACGGCGAGCGCGTGGTGGTCGCCACCGCCACGCTCGCGCTCCAGCGTCAGCTCGTCGAGCGCGACCTGCCGCGCACGGTCGACGCGCTGCACCCGCTGCTGCGCCGCCGCCCCGAATTCGCCATGCTCAAGGGTCGGTCGAACTACCTGTGTCTGCACCGCCTCCATGAAGGCGTACCGCAGGAAGAGGAGGACGGGCTCTTCGACCCCTTCGAGGGCGCGGCCCCCACCTCCCGCCTCGGCAAGGACCTGCTCCGTCTGCGCGACTGGTCGGACGAGACGGAGACGGGCGATCGGGACGACCTCACCCCGGGCGTCTCCGACCGCGCCTGGTCGCAGGTCTCGGTGGCCTCCCGCGAGTGCCTGGGCGCCAGCAAGTGCGCCTACGGAGCCGAGTGCTTCGCCGAGGCGGCGCGGGAGCGCGCCAAGCTCGCCGACGTGATCGTCACCAACCACGCGCTGCTGGCCATCGACGCCATCGAGGGCGCCCCGGTCCTGCCCGGCCACGAGGTGCTGATCGTCGACGAGGCGCACGAGCTGGTCTCCCGCGTCACCGGCGTGGCCACCGGCGAGCTGACCCCGGGCGGAGTGAACCGCGCGGTGCGCCGCGCCGCCAAGCTCGTCGACGAGAAGGCGGCCGACCAGCTCCAGACGGCCTCCGAGACGTTCGAGCGGCTGATGGAGCTGGCTCTCCCGGGCCGCCTGGAAGCGGTCCCCGAGGACCTCGGGTACGCCCTGATGGCGCTGCGCGACGCGGGCCGCAACTGCCTGAGCGCCCTGGGCAACACCCGTGACAAGTCCGTCCAGGACGAGGACGCGGTCCGCAAGCAGGCCAAGGCCGCGGTCGAGACTGTGCACGACGTCGCCGAACGAATCCTGGAGGGCTCCGAGTTCGACGTCGTCTGGTATGAACGCCACGACCGCTACGGCGCCTCCCTGCGGGTGGCTCCCCTGACGGTCTCCGGGCTGCTGCGCGAGAAGCTGTTCACGGACCGCTCCGTCATTCTCACCTCCGCCACGCTCAAGCTGGGCGGGGACTTCAACGGGGTCGGCGCGTCCCTCGGCCTCGCCCCCGAGGGCATCGGTGACGACGACGAGGAGTCGCAGACGCCCCCGTGGAAGGGGCTCGATGTCGGTTCCCCGTTCGACTACGGCAAGCAGGGCATCCTCTACGTCGCCAAGCACCTCTCGCCGCCCGGCCGGGACGCCTCACGCGCCGACATGCTGGATGAGCTGGCGGAGCTGGTCGAGGCCGCCGGCGGGCGCACGCTCGGGCTCTTCTCCTCAATGAGAGGTGCCCAGACGGCGGCCGAGGAACTGCGGGGGCGGCTGGGGCTGCCGATCCTCCTCCAGGGTGAGGAGACGCTGGGGGAGCTGATCCGCCGGTTCTCCGAGGACCCGGAGACCTGTCTGTTCGGCACGCTCTCGCTGTGGCAGGGCGTCGATGTGCCGGGCCCGAGCTGCCAGTTGGTGGTCATGGACCGCGTGCCCTTCCCCCGTCCGGACGACCCGCTGATGAGCGCCCGGCAAAAGGCCGTGGAGCAGTCGGGGGGCAACGGCTTCATGGCCGTCGCGGCGACGCACGCGGCGCTGCTGATGGCCCAGGGCGCGGGCAGGCTGGTGCGGGCAACGGGGGACAGGGGAGTGGTCGCGGTCCTCGACCCCCGGTTGGAGCGTGCGCGGTACGGCAGCTTCCTGCGCGCCTCCATGCCCAGCTTCTGGTACACGACCGACCGCAACCAGGTGCGCCGATCCCTGGCCGCCATCGACGAGGCGGCCAAGCAGCCCTGA